One segment of Yersinia kristensenii DNA contains the following:
- a CDS encoding DMT family transporter has translation MTIYIVLALCNGVFVSLSRTINGRLGMDTNIFYASFWNHLVGFLFLTLILVVMGGLSGGFQQSAPFIAYLGGAMGALFVAINSYVLARIGSTQSALLVISGQMLTGVVIDQFMQLNSSLVMQLSGAILIIAGVWLSKISSGKNTHPKIAQK, from the coding sequence ATGACAATCTATATTGTGCTGGCGTTATGTAATGGTGTTTTTGTCAGCTTAAGCCGGACAATTAACGGCCGTCTCGGGATGGATACCAATATTTTCTATGCTTCTTTCTGGAATCATTTGGTGGGGTTTCTATTTCTGACCCTGATTCTGGTGGTCATGGGCGGCTTGAGTGGCGGGTTTCAGCAGTCCGCACCTTTCATTGCCTATCTTGGCGGTGCCATGGGAGCATTATTTGTTGCGATAAACAGTTATGTATTGGCTCGAATAGGATCAACACAAAGCGCATTATTAGTGATCAGTGGCCAGATGCTAACCGGGGTGGTTATTGACCAGTTTATGCAGTTAAATAGCTCACTGGTTATGCAACTTAGCGGGGCGATACTGATTATTGCTGGGGTATGGTTATCGAAAATATCATCGGGTAAAAATACTCATCCTAAGATTGCGCAAAAATAA
- a CDS encoding DMT family transporter: MNTRVLVLALAAGALLTTMIMVNSYLARYNSPLFASWLAHGSGAIVAWISLMIVMSRRRVKPKQGTASSGPWWRYFGGIPGALTVLLAAITVNSPLALSGTLALMLAGQLLFGLLSDSRGWFGVIKHSFVSRDFIAVVLVLTGSAILIFARS; this comes from the coding sequence ATGAATACCCGGGTATTAGTGCTTGCTCTTGCTGCTGGTGCTTTGTTAACGACCATGATTATGGTTAACAGCTATTTAGCTCGCTATAACTCGCCCTTATTTGCTTCGTGGCTGGCGCATGGCAGTGGCGCAATTGTTGCCTGGATATCTCTAATGATAGTGATGTCACGGCGGCGAGTTAAGCCTAAGCAGGGGACGGCATCATCCGGGCCTTGGTGGCGTTATTTTGGCGGAATACCGGGGGCACTCACGGTATTACTGGCCGCGATTACTGTTAATAGTCCGTTGGCATTATCGGGAACACTGGCATTAATGTTAGCCGGGCAGCTTCTTTTTGGCCTGCTATCGGATTCACGGGGTTGGTTTGGTGTAATAAAGCATTCTTTCGTTAGCCGAGATTTCATTGCTGTGGTGTTGGTTCTCACCGGTAGCGCTATATTAATTTTTGCGAGGTCATAA
- a CDS encoding DUF2501 domain-containing protein, whose amino-acid sequence MNTTHRLVLALAFSTTLLTGSAHANSLLDSVKSAADQYSKSGDSSSSLSSLTGLLNGSDKALSASTMTNAAGILQYCVQNNVLSANGTTAIKDQLMSKLGITSTENAKSQDYQEGLGGLLKTGEGKKLDLNNLGSEQITEKIKTKACDLVLKQGQSFLLK is encoded by the coding sequence ATGAATACAACTCATCGCCTGGTGCTGGCTTTGGCCTTTTCCACCACACTGCTGACCGGTTCTGCTCACGCAAACAGCTTATTAGATTCTGTCAAAAGTGCCGCAGATCAGTACAGTAAATCAGGTGATAGCTCATCTTCATTGTCATCACTGACCGGTTTACTCAATGGCAGCGATAAAGCCCTCAGCGCCAGCACCATGACCAATGCTGCCGGTATTTTGCAATATTGTGTGCAAAATAATGTATTGTCGGCCAATGGCACTACGGCGATTAAAGATCAATTGATGAGTAAATTGGGCATCACCAGCACTGAGAATGCCAAGAGCCAGGACTATCAGGAAGGCCTGGGGGGTTTGCTGAAAACCGGTGAAGGGAAAAAGCTGGATTTGAATAACCTGGGTAGCGAGCAAATCACGGAAAAAATTAAAACTAAAGCCTGCGATTTAGTGCTGAAACAGGGTCAGTCATTCTTGTTGAAATAA
- the lsrG gene encoding (4S)-4-hydroxy-5-phosphonooxypentane-2,3-dione isomerase, whose protein sequence is MHVTLVEINVKDGKVEQFIAVFRANHQGSILEPGNLRFDVLQDASIPTRFYIYEAYVDEHAVAAHKKTAHYLKCVEELEGLMTGPRKKTVFNCLMP, encoded by the coding sequence ATGCATGTCACCCTCGTCGAAATTAATGTTAAAGATGGCAAAGTTGAGCAGTTTATTGCGGTTTTCCGCGCTAATCATCAAGGTTCTATCCTTGAGCCGGGGAATCTGCGTTTTGATGTCTTGCAGGATGCATCTATCCCAACACGCTTTTATATCTACGAAGCTTATGTTGATGAACACGCGGTCGCCGCTCATAAGAAAACGGCCCATTATCTAAAATGTGTCGAAGAGCTGGAGGGGTTGATGACCGGCCCGCGCAAGAAAACGGTCTTTAATTGCCTGATGCCTTAA
- a CDS encoding HNH endonuclease — MAAANHWTRDQLLVAFTLYSQIPFGKLHSKNPDIIHYAALIGRTPSALAMKLVNIASLDPFIIDSGRKGLSGASNADRALWLELNENSEVFEQQCQQAMSQLEKPVIKLFDSGIKDFSGKERTTIIKARVGQQLFRKNVLQVYENRCCITELEEPTLLVASHIRPWSHSAEHRLNPSNGLCLSSLHDRAFDQGLITFNEHLEMVLSPQIKKLKSSISEENFAKYEGRKLRLPVQFFPDEGQMAYHRQNIFLSGR; from the coding sequence ATGGCGGCGGCAAATCACTGGACGCGGGATCAACTGTTAGTGGCATTTACGTTGTATAGCCAAATCCCCTTTGGCAAATTACATTCCAAGAATCCCGATATTATTCATTACGCCGCATTAATTGGCCGAACGCCGTCGGCATTGGCGATGAAATTAGTTAATATCGCCAGTCTGGACCCCTTTATTATTGATTCAGGCCGCAAAGGGCTTAGCGGTGCTTCTAATGCAGACCGTGCCTTATGGCTGGAACTGAATGAAAATTCTGAAGTTTTTGAGCAGCAATGCCAGCAGGCAATGAGCCAGTTAGAAAAACCAGTGATTAAGCTCTTTGATAGCGGTATTAAAGATTTCAGTGGCAAAGAAAGAACCACCATTATTAAGGCACGGGTTGGTCAACAGCTATTTCGCAAAAACGTATTGCAGGTTTATGAAAATCGCTGCTGTATTACAGAGTTAGAAGAACCTACATTATTAGTTGCCAGCCATATTCGCCCTTGGAGCCACAGTGCAGAGCATCGACTTAATCCCAGTAATGGCTTATGTCTGTCAAGTTTACATGACCGGGCTTTTGATCAGGGATTAATAACCTTTAATGAGCATTTGGAAATGGTGTTATCTCCCCAGATCAAAAAACTCAAAAGCAGTATCAGTGAAGAGAATTTCGCTAAATATGAAGGGCGAAAACTGCGGTTACCGGTTCAGTTTTTTCCTGATGAGGGGCAGATGGCCTATCACCGCCAAAATATTTTCTTAAGTGGTAGATAA
- a CDS encoding LysR family transcriptional regulator: protein MASFSYIPIFIAVVDAGSFSGAAIKLNITKSAVSKRISQFEEELGVRLLHRTTRRLSLTQAGLKYYDYARSALQLAKEGEDAITQMQDKPQGILRLSAPMAFGRLHISPLIPPFLSQNPGVEINMVMDDRVVNLVEGGFDMGIRIGQLADSTMIARPLAPCTSVLCASPEYLRRHGTPQSPHDLSQHNCLFYSYFLGGTEWIFNSHEGVSRFLPKGNYQVNNSEALYDALLAGLGICQMPKFIVGPALADGRLVSLLPNYRLPKHSIYAIYPQRLHVPAKMRTFLDYLLVYFGENSLYRQCYEN, encoded by the coding sequence ATGGCAAGCTTCTCATATATCCCAATATTTATTGCTGTGGTTGATGCCGGAAGCTTTTCTGGGGCGGCGATAAAATTAAACATTACTAAATCTGCCGTCAGTAAACGTATCAGTCAGTTTGAAGAGGAATTAGGTGTCAGGTTATTGCACAGAACGACCCGTCGCCTGAGCTTGACGCAAGCAGGTCTTAAATATTATGACTATGCGCGCAGCGCGCTACAGCTAGCCAAAGAGGGTGAAGATGCTATTACTCAGATGCAGGATAAACCACAGGGAATACTGCGCCTGAGTGCGCCAATGGCATTCGGCAGACTTCATATTTCGCCATTAATTCCCCCGTTTCTCAGTCAAAACCCTGGTGTGGAAATCAATATGGTGATGGATGACCGCGTGGTAAATCTGGTTGAAGGGGGCTTTGATATGGGTATTCGTATTGGTCAGCTTGCAGATTCCACCATGATAGCCCGGCCATTAGCCCCTTGTACCAGTGTGCTATGTGCGTCGCCAGAGTATCTTCGCCGCCATGGTACACCGCAGTCACCCCATGACCTGAGCCAACATAATTGCCTGTTTTATAGCTATTTTCTGGGCGGAACCGAATGGATTTTCAATAGCCACGAGGGGGTCAGCCGTTTTCTGCCCAAGGGTAATTATCAGGTCAATAATAGTGAGGCGCTGTATGATGCGCTGCTGGCAGGACTGGGGATTTGTCAGATGCCGAAATTCATTGTCGGCCCCGCGCTGGCGGATGGCCGCTTGGTGTCATTATTACCTAACTATCGGCTACCCAAGCATTCTATCTATGCCATCTACCCGCAACGCCTGCATGTCCCGGCTAAAATGCGCACGTTTCTGGATTATCTATTAGTATATTTTGGTGAGAACTCGTTATATCGCCAGTGTTATGAAAACTAA
- a CDS encoding helix-turn-helix domain-containing protein: MDKQDWHPADIIAALKKRGTTMAALSRESGLASSTLANTLLRHWPKGEKLIAAVLEVEPAEIWPSRYLKPKKPRKTVPIK, from the coding sequence ATGGATAAACAAGACTGGCATCCGGCAGATATTATTGCGGCGTTGAAAAAGCGCGGCACGACAATGGCGGCGCTTTCGCGAGAGTCAGGGCTGGCCTCTTCGACACTGGCGAATACGTTGTTGCGTCATTGGCCGAAAGGCGAAAAATTGATTGCGGCGGTACTGGAAGTTGAGCCAGCGGAGATCTGGCCCTCACGTTATCTAAAACCTAAAAAGCCTCGAAAAACAGTACCAATAAAATAA
- a CDS encoding DNA cytosine methyltransferase, producing MLNYISLFSSAGIGCYGLKSAGFNCVATAELLEKRLNIQRYNNKCKYETGYISGDLTDPVVHKKLYDEINSFKDKEKISDLDLVIATPPCQGMSVANHKKNHELVRNSLVVESIKIVRELQPKFFIFENVSAFMKSICTDIDGVNKSIGEAIDLNLNSSHYIQSKVINLKNYGSNSSRTRTIVIGVRRDQKEIIPLDLFPDFIQEKMLSEVIGMLPRLKHMGEFAPDDIYHSFRPYKESMYPWIAATPYGKSAFDNQSDELKPHKIIDGKLVVNQSKNGDKYQRQLWDKVGPCIHTRNDCLPSQNTVHPEDHRVFSIRELMLLMTIPASFKWVEDKELPSNSAPFCDKEKFRKKYEFNIRQCIGEAIPTQVITNIANKIKFFSKRKILSSKNIHEIINQYNLTNMDNLITFVKGNWDVINREDIYKICELSNAERLETAAFYTSKDICFSVLEKLPDFKKDTIRILEPSVGVGNFLPILAKRYEEKKIIIDCIDINPESLALCRLLSEKFISGNIIINYIESDFLLYDRFPQEKYDLVIGNPPYMKVIEKEKLFLYQSNAENKSTSNIFSFFVEKAISLGCFVSLIVPKALLNSPEYEITRNKISRYNLLHINDYNEKAFDVKIETISFLLETNGKINKENRVSITSYLRKTYFYQYQEYIVNTPFSSWLLYRDSHFDNVSSTLIFGKFKVFRDRQLTQKNTITSGKYRVIKSRNIANGKIINIEGYDRYVNELTGLSVAKFLNTSVILVPNLTYNPRAARLPENCIADGSAAILYGDYEVSDDDILYFSSEEFNDFYRVARNYGTRSMNIDSVSVCYFGIKK from the coding sequence GTGCTCAATTATATAAGTTTATTTAGCTCTGCAGGAATAGGTTGCTACGGTCTTAAAAGCGCAGGTTTTAACTGTGTTGCAACGGCCGAGCTTCTTGAGAAAAGACTTAATATTCAAAGATATAATAATAAATGCAAGTATGAGACAGGGTATATATCAGGAGATCTTACTGATCCCGTTGTACATAAAAAACTTTATGATGAGATTAACTCATTTAAAGATAAAGAAAAAATATCTGATTTGGATCTGGTAATTGCTACACCTCCTTGTCAAGGCATGAGTGTTGCTAATCATAAGAAAAACCACGAATTAGTGCGTAATTCATTGGTTGTAGAGTCAATTAAAATTGTCAGGGAGTTACAACCTAAGTTCTTTATTTTTGAGAATGTAAGTGCATTTATGAAGTCTATTTGTACCGACATTGATGGTGTAAATAAATCAATTGGTGAAGCAATAGATTTGAACTTAAATTCCTCACACTATATTCAAAGTAAAGTTATAAATTTAAAAAATTATGGTTCAAATTCAAGTAGAACACGTACAATAGTTATTGGTGTAAGAAGAGATCAAAAGGAAATAATCCCGTTAGATTTATTCCCTGATTTTATTCAAGAGAAGATGTTATCAGAAGTTATTGGGATGTTACCTCGCTTGAAACATATGGGGGAGTTCGCTCCAGACGATATTTATCATTCTTTTAGACCTTACAAGGAGTCAATGTATCCTTGGATTGCAGCTACGCCCTATGGCAAAAGTGCATTTGATAATCAATCTGACGAGCTTAAACCCCATAAAATAATCGATGGAAAGTTAGTCGTAAACCAAAGTAAAAATGGGGATAAGTACCAACGCCAGCTATGGGATAAGGTTGGGCCCTGTATACATACTAGAAATGACTGCCTTCCAAGTCAAAATACAGTACATCCAGAGGATCATCGAGTTTTCAGTATCAGAGAGCTAATGTTACTGATGACTATTCCAGCTTCATTTAAATGGGTCGAAGATAAAGAGTTGCCATCTAACTCTGCACCTTTTTGTGATAAAGAAAAGTTCAGGAAAAAGTACGAATTTAATATCCGGCAGTGTATTGGTGAAGCGATCCCGACCCAAGTTATTACAAATATAGCGAACAAAATAAAATTTTTTAGTAAAAGGAAGATTCTTTCTAGTAAAAATATTCACGAAATAATAAATCAATATAATCTAACTAATATGGATAACCTTATTACTTTCGTTAAAGGTAATTGGGATGTTATAAATAGAGAGGATATTTATAAGATTTGTGAACTGTCAAATGCTGAAAGGTTAGAGACAGCAGCATTTTATACTTCGAAAGATATTTGTTTTTCTGTATTAGAAAAACTCCCTGATTTTAAAAAAGATACTATTAGAATTTTGGAGCCATCGGTTGGTGTTGGTAATTTTTTACCAATTTTAGCTAAAAGATATGAAGAGAAAAAAATAATAATAGACTGTATTGATATTAATCCTGAATCGCTAGCTTTATGCAGGCTGTTATCTGAAAAATTCATATCTGGTAATATTATCATAAACTATATAGAAAGTGATTTTCTTTTATATGATAGATTCCCTCAGGAAAAATATGATTTAGTCATTGGCAACCCTCCTTACATGAAAGTTATAGAAAAGGAAAAGCTTTTTCTATATCAAAGTAATGCTGAAAATAAAAGCACATCGAATATTTTTTCATTTTTTGTAGAAAAAGCCATTTCTTTGGGGTGTTTTGTATCTCTTATTGTTCCTAAAGCATTATTAAATTCACCAGAGTATGAAATAACAAGAAATAAAATAAGCAGATATAACCTTTTACATATCAATGATTATAACGAAAAAGCATTTGATGTAAAAATTGAGACTATCTCATTCTTATTAGAAACAAATGGTAAAATAAATAAAGAAAATAGGGTTTCGATAACATCATATTTAAGAAAAACTTATTTCTATCAATATCAAGAATATATTGTTAATACTCCATTTTCATCATGGCTATTATATAGGGATAGCCATTTCGATAATGTATCTAGTACATTAATATTTGGTAAATTTAAAGTTTTCAGAGATAGGCAATTGACACAAAAAAACACCATTACTTCGGGTAAATATCGGGTGATAAAATCTAGGAATATAGCTAATGGGAAAATCATAAATATAGAGGGCTATGATAGATATGTAAATGAGCTTACTGGTCTGTCTGTAGCGAAATTTCTAAATACGAGTGTGATTTTGGTGCCAAATTTAACTTATAATCCGAGAGCTGCTAGGTTACCTGAAAATTGTATTGCCGATGGTTCAGCAGCAATTTTGTATGGTGATTATGAAGTTAGTGATGATGATATACTCTATTTCTCAAGTGAGGAGTTTAATGATTTTTATAGAGTTGCTAGAAACTATGGAACTCGTTCCATGAACATTGATAGTGTTTCAGTTTGCTATTTTGGTATAAAAAAATAA
- a CDS encoding NAD(P)H-dependent oxidoreductase produces the protein MHSLIVTSHPLHQSLTNSVARQVAAGLMASDSAHTYEIADIATEGFDPRFTAVDIAAFNRQASLPDDVLAEQQRIERADALVLVFPIYWWSMPALLKGWIDRVFSNGWAYDDAGELVKKLTHLPVHIIGVGAAQNKTYINHGFADAMKTQIEHGIFDFCGAPVRSSTMLLLPDLGGPESVLEAAYHIGSNIFSCEMAVG, from the coding sequence ATGCATTCACTTATTGTTACTTCACATCCGCTTCATCAATCACTGACTAACAGCGTGGCACGGCAAGTCGCGGCCGGGTTGATGGCATCGGATTCTGCGCACACTTATGAGATTGCGGACATTGCCACAGAAGGTTTTGATCCAAGATTTACCGCGGTAGATATTGCCGCTTTTAATCGACAAGCTTCGCTACCCGATGATGTGCTGGCCGAGCAGCAAAGAATCGAGCGGGCCGATGCGCTAGTGCTGGTATTCCCGATCTATTGGTGGTCGATGCCCGCTTTATTAAAGGGATGGATAGATCGCGTGTTTTCCAATGGCTGGGCCTATGATGATGCCGGAGAACTGGTCAAAAAGCTGACGCATTTGCCCGTGCATATCATCGGAGTGGGAGCGGCACAGAATAAAACTTATATCAATCATGGCTTTGCCGACGCTATGAAAACGCAGATTGAGCATGGTATTTTCGATTTCTGTGGTGCGCCGGTGAGGAGCTCAACCATGTTATTGCTGCCCGATTTAGGTGGCCCTGAATCGGTACTTGAGGCTGCATATCATATTGGCTCGAATATATTTTCCTGCGAGATGGCGGTAGGGTGA